Proteins from a single region of Candidatus Methylomirabilota bacterium:
- a CDS encoding DEAD/DEAH box helicase: MKAHPAGRSPSPLPIPEVDRFIDELRREYSTRGHPVHLRQIPSKSPSYADLSDPMSGPLRDALRRIGVDQLYTHQCAAIEAARAGKHSLVVTSTASGKSLTYLLPILEHLLTDHSARALLLFPIKALEQDQLKMLQTLLPWGQDIRAAIVDGDTPASRRAKLRDDPPQLLLSNPDMLHLSLLPHHAQWREFWRNLRYVVLDELHTYRGVFGSHIAHVLRRLRRVAAAYGAQPQFIACSATISNPLGLSEQLTGLPFQLIDADGAPQQGKRFLLINPIGSPYTEATDLLLRCLR, from the coding sequence GTGAAGGCACATCCGGCTGGGCGATCCCCCTCGCCTCTACCCATTCCCGAGGTCGATCGGTTCATCGACGAGTTGCGCCGAGAGTACTCGACTCGTGGACACCCTGTCCACCTCAGGCAGATCCCTTCGAAATCACCCAGTTATGCGGACCTTTCCGATCCCATGTCAGGACCGCTTCGCGACGCGCTACGCAGGATCGGAGTCGACCAGCTCTACACGCACCAGTGTGCTGCCATTGAGGCGGCACGCGCCGGCAAGCATTCACTGGTTGTCACCTCCACCGCATCCGGCAAGAGTTTGACCTATCTCTTGCCGATCCTCGAACACCTGCTGACTGATCATTCGGCCCGCGCCCTCCTGTTGTTCCCGATCAAGGCGCTGGAGCAGGATCAACTGAAGATGTTGCAGACCCTGCTTCCATGGGGGCAGGATATCCGCGCCGCCATTGTGGATGGGGATACACCTGCATCCCGTCGGGCGAAGCTCCGAGACGATCCGCCACAACTGTTGTTGAGCAACCCGGATATGCTCCACCTCTCGCTGCTGCCCCACCACGCCCAGTGGCGCGAGTTCTGGCGCAACCTCCGCTATGTGGTCCTCGACGAACTGCACACCTATCGCGGGGTCTTTGGCTCACATATCGCCCACGTCCTGAGGCGTCTGCGGCGGGTAGCAGCCGCATACGGAGCTCAGCCGCAGTTCATCGCCTGCTCGGCGACGATCAGTAATCCTCTCGGCCTGTCGGAGCAACTCACCGGTCTGCCGTTTCAACTGATCGATGCGGATGGGGCCCCGCAGCAGGGCAAGCGTTTCCTTCTGATCAATCCGATCGGCAGCCCCTATACCGAGGCGACCGACCTGCTGCTCCGCTGCCTCCG